The window tagggcaccgtgagatgacgcctctacTCCGATGGTAGATATTCAAACGTGCTCACCCatattggcccagacgcttgtgtagacaTCATGcgaccaaatagagatctcttgcctgTAGGTCATactataattaattatttaattgatttgAAAGCATCTTAATGCACCAGGCTTGTGACATGGATTCTTTCCGCGTCTGCCACtagagaaaattttctaaaCAACAAAATCTTGAAAAGAACATACAAATATTAACCTTGGGTATGTAGAAAGAGGAAACATAATATATAACGTTTTGGACATTATTCTCTTTTCGAAGAAAAGTTATATCCACTTGTCCTGATATAATTTGTAGAGAGATGCACATTTCATATTTGATTTGCTAAAcaagttatttatttatttttaggggGAGTGTTTTTTGTTGAGGAGCGCAGGGGCTACGTGCGTGCAACAGCCAATGAGAGCCCACGTTAGCATCTTGTGGGAGGGTATCAAGAAGATACTTTGAAGAATATTCTAAAACCTTACAAGActtgtttgtttagaggggaaggtggggtgagattgttgggaagatgAGACCCACATGTTGGTGAGGTTTTGTTTAGGTGAAAATGTTGAAGTAAAATTACTTTTTCCATGAATAGTAATCAAAATCCCACCAATTTAATGTGATTTTGAAATACCATATCACCAAATAAAGCATTTAATGATGTTAtttgagcttttgtaagtttgTCATGCCAGGATAATCAAAGAAGGTTGGGAAGAgattttgaagtgtcacatCAATATTTTTCCATCGTAATTCTCCCACCCcgggatttttctcctctcagatAAGTTCTTGTAAGTACCCCCTAGAATCGAAATCGCTATCCTCTAATGTCTGCTACCTGGACAACAGACAGTTGTCCCCTCACATGAGTGCAAAATAACGATTTAACCACCCTggccgaacacactgcccgagggaTGGTTAAATCGTTATTTTGCGCCCATGTGAGAGGACCACGCAGACAACGGacagcagaggataaaaattccctaGATTTATAAACctgagaagataaaaatccaCCTAAGTCCTAAGATGATGTGGTAAACCTTCACCTTCAGTGCTTGGTGAAGGAAAGCTTtctaaaaaacattaaaaaaccTTTACCGCGGGGTAAATTTTGTATTCAACGTGTGAATTTTTCTCCACAATTCCTTAATCATATGAAGAAGCTGTCGACCCTTACCTCATACGCGTTATGGATGGGTTCTTTCATCGTAAGTGCCGCCTCCCCCACAAAAGCCCACCTCGTCGGGCTTGGCTGAGTTGGCTCGGAACCCTCTATTTGAAACCTTATAAAAGGTGACCTTATTCCATAATCTCTTCAACAATCAGCCTACGAGCACCTTCATATTATTCCTTATTAGTCATCTTGCTTTGCTATTTCTTCAAAGGGAAACACCTTAATTTCTTATTATCGATCTCTGCTCCCCCACCATCATGTCTGAGGAGAAGAAGCACCACAGCAACCCCTTTCACCACCACAATAAGGAGGAAAAACCTGCCGGAGAAATGACAAAGGAAGACTATGAGAAACAAGTGAAACACCACAAACACTTGGAGCACGTCAGCAAGCTGGGTACTATAGCCGCTGTTACTGTTGCTCGGGTAATTAAGTCGTCTTAATTAACCACTCTCTCTTGACTTCAAATTGCTTATATAGGTTATGCTTTGTGATCGATCCATTTCGGAGGTAATTAATAAGctcatattttttacttttaaaacattttttttttttccagcatGAGAAGCATAAGGCTAAGAAAGACCCAGAGAATGCTCACGACCACAAGATCAAAGAGGAGATTGCAGCAACAATTGCAGTGGGCAGTGTTGGACTTTCCATCCATGAGCACCACCAGAA is drawn from Telopea speciosissima isolate NSW1024214 ecotype Mountain lineage chromosome 1, Tspe_v1, whole genome shotgun sequence and contains these coding sequences:
- the LOC122664091 gene encoding abscisic stress-ripening protein 3-like, whose protein sequence is MSEEKKHHSNPFHHHNKEEKPAGEMTKEDYEKQVKHHKHLEHVSKLGTIAAVTVARHEKHKAKKDPENAHDHKIKEEIAATIAVGSVGLSIHEHHQKKEAKKEKESSFGKKHHPF